A DNA window from Haliovirga abyssi contains the following coding sequences:
- a CDS encoding Rpn family recombination-promoting nuclease/putative transposase: MCRINPRVDFVFKKLFGSEDNKDLLLDFINSVVSEDDRVTELELKNPYNDKNFRNDKLSILDIKAVDQRGRWYNIEMQIIDQEYFDKRALYYWARLYSGQLSTGINYDNLKKTISINILNFRCLDEENYHNIYKIINMESKDEFIDHLEIHFIELEKYNEKFSTMLDRWVNFLKRAEKYEENKLPKELEEVSTIKKAVEILEEMSLNKDERESYEARLKWLRDEDAALKKAEKKGIEKGIEKGIKKRNIEIAKSLLDVLDLKTIMEKTGLSEEEIEKLKK; encoded by the coding sequence ATGTGTAGAATAAATCCGAGAGTAGATTTTGTATTTAAAAAATTATTTGGTTCGGAAGATAATAAGGATTTGTTATTAGATTTTATAAATTCAGTAGTATCAGAAGATGATAGAGTAACAGAGTTAGAACTTAAAAACCCTTATAATGATAAGAATTTTAGAAATGATAAATTATCAATATTGGATATAAAAGCGGTAGATCAAAGAGGGCGTTGGTATAATATAGAAATGCAAATAATTGATCAGGAATACTTTGACAAGAGAGCATTGTATTATTGGGCAAGATTATATTCAGGTCAACTATCCACAGGGATAAATTATGATAATTTAAAGAAGACAATAAGCATAAATATATTAAATTTTAGATGTTTAGATGAGGAAAATTATCATAATATTTATAAAATAATAAATATGGAAAGTAAAGATGAGTTTATAGATCATTTAGAGATACATTTTATAGAACTAGAGAAATATAATGAAAAATTCAGTACAATGTTAGATAGATGGGTAAACTTTTTAAAAAGAGCAGAAAAATATGAAGAAAATAAACTTCCAAAAGAGCTAGAAGAGGTATCTACAATAAAAAAAGCGGTAGAGATATTAGAAGAGATGTCATTAAATAAAGATGAGCGTGAAAGTTATGAAGCTAGATTAAAATGGTTAAGAGATGAAGATGCAGCTCTAAAAAAAGCTGAAAAAAAGGGGATTGAAAAAGGGATTGAAAAAGGGATAAAAAAGAGAAATATAGAGATAGCAAAAAGTTTATTAGATGTTTTAGATTTGAAAACTATAATGGAAAAGACGGGATTAAGTGAAGAGGAGATTGAAAAGTTGAAAAAATAA
- the pdxA gene encoding 4-hydroxythreonine-4-phosphate dehydrogenase PdxA, which produces MKNKILITMGDPAGIGPEIILKFYKDFFSKSGNNFIPVVVGDKEILKYYIGKYNLDLKVEDILGNYKNREEIKNIISKNIIPIINVEHKTIDENIAKAKELEIGIPTKQSGKMSMLYIEKALELTKDKTFDAMVTAPISKEAINLAGYHYSGHTSFLADNTNTKNYAMILKGDKITVVLNTTHLSLNDAIKKVKKENILKKIKLANKAKKLLGIKTKIAVSGLNPHNGEGGLFGDEEIKEILPAVEEAKKLGIEVEGPIVPDTLFVRMLKDEFNIAVVMYHDQGLIPMKMESFGLGVNITVGLPIIRTSVDHGTAYDIAGKNLADYGSLKKAVGVANIIIENSLGMD; this is translated from the coding sequence ATGAAAAACAAAATATTAATTACAATGGGAGATCCAGCAGGTATTGGACCAGAAATTATATTGAAATTTTATAAAGATTTTTTTTCAAAAAGTGGAAATAATTTTATACCAGTAGTTGTTGGAGATAAAGAAATACTAAAATATTACATAGGAAAGTATAATTTAGATTTAAAAGTAGAAGATATTTTGGGAAATTATAAAAATAGAGAAGAGATAAAAAATATTATTTCTAAAAATATAATTCCAATTATTAATGTTGAGCATAAAACTATAGATGAAAATATTGCTAAAGCTAAGGAATTAGAAATAGGAATTCCTACAAAACAATCTGGAAAGATGAGTATGCTATATATTGAAAAAGCTCTTGAATTAACAAAAGATAAAACTTTTGATGCAATGGTAACAGCACCAATTAGTAAAGAAGCTATAAATTTAGCAGGTTATCATTATAGTGGGCATACATCTTTTTTAGCAGATAATACAAATACAAAAAATTATGCAATGATTTTAAAAGGTGATAAAATAACAGTTGTCTTAAATACAACTCATTTATCTTTAAATGATGCTATAAAAAAGGTAAAAAAAGAAAATATATTAAAGAAGATAAAACTTGCCAATAAAGCAAAAAAACTGTTAGGAATAAAAACTAAAATAGCTGTATCAGGATTAAATCCTCATAATGGAGAAGGGGGATTATTTGGTGATGAAGAGATAAAAGAAATCTTACCAGCAGTTGAAGAAGCAAAGAAACTTGGAATAGAAGTGGAAGGACCTATTGTTCCAGATACACTTTTTGTTAGAATGTTAAAAGATGAATTTAATATAGCGGTTGTAATGTATCATGATCAAGGATTAATTCCAATGAAAATGGAATCTTTTGGACTTGGAGTAAATATAACTGTAGGATTACCGATAATTAGAACTTCTGTGGATCATGGGACAGCATATGATATAGCTGGGAAAAATTTAGCTGATTATGGTTCTTTGAAAAAAGCTGTGGGTGTAGCAAATATAATAATAGAAAATTCTTTAGGGATGGATTAG
- the uvrB gene encoding excinuclease ABC subunit UvrB, whose product MFKLVSKFSPTGDQPTAIAKLIDSLDNNNKYQTLLGVTGSGKTFTIANVIAKTNRPALIMAPNKTLAAQLYSEYKAFFPENAVEYFVSYYDYYQPEAYIASTDTYIEKDSSINDEIDKLRHAATAALLNRNDVIIVASVSAIYGLGAPEVYRKMSLPLEKGYAPPRKEILKKLISIRYERNDIEFSRGKFRVKGDTVDIYPVYMDTAYKLEFFGDELEEISEIDPLTGKKIKKNLERIMIMPATHYVTEEKKIEKILNQIREEMITQVEFFEKNGKLLEAQRIRQRTQYDLEMIREIGYCKGIENYSRYLAERKAGETPYTLLDYFSKDFIVFIDESHVGAPQIRGMYNGDRARKTVLVENGFRLPSAYDNRPLQFKEFLKKAKQLVFVSATPGDFEIENSKANIAEQLIRPTGIVEPEIEIRPTTNQVDDLMSEIYKIAKRKERVLVTTLTKKMAEELTEYYLEFGIKVKYMHSGIDTLERVDIIRGLRMGEFDVLVGINLLREGLDIPEVSLVAILEADKEGFLRSRRSLIQTMGRASRNINGRVILYADKETKSMKEALYEINRRKKKQKKYNIDNNIDPKQIIKELPKDALNYDYETIIGDKKILEVKKIYRNKTQMEAEIKKLGKDMKKYAEELNFEKAIQARDEMKKIKEILLEI is encoded by the coding sequence ATGTTTAAATTAGTTTCTAAATTTAGTCCTACAGGAGATCAACCAACTGCTATTGCAAAATTAATTGATAGTTTAGATAATAATAATAAATATCAAACTCTATTAGGGGTAACTGGTTCTGGAAAAACTTTTACAATAGCTAATGTAATAGCTAAGACTAATAGACCTGCGCTTATTATGGCTCCTAATAAAACTTTAGCTGCACAATTATATTCAGAATATAAAGCATTTTTTCCAGAAAATGCAGTAGAATATTTTGTGTCATATTATGATTATTATCAACCTGAAGCATATATTGCAAGTACAGATACATATATTGAAAAGGATTCATCTATAAATGATGAAATTGACAAATTAAGACATGCTGCTACAGCAGCGTTATTAAATAGAAATGATGTTATAATTGTTGCATCTGTCTCTGCAATTTATGGGTTAGGAGCTCCAGAAGTATATAGGAAAATGAGTTTGCCATTAGAAAAAGGCTATGCACCACCTAGAAAAGAGATATTAAAAAAATTAATTAGTATTAGATATGAGAGAAATGATATAGAGTTTTCAAGAGGAAAGTTTCGAGTAAAAGGGGATACAGTAGATATATACCCAGTATATATGGATACAGCTTATAAATTAGAATTTTTTGGAGATGAATTAGAAGAGATTTCTGAAATAGATCCATTAACAGGGAAAAAAATAAAAAAAAATTTAGAAAGAATAATGATAATGCCAGCAACTCATTATGTTACAGAAGAAAAAAAGATAGAAAAAATATTAAATCAAATAAGAGAAGAGATGATAACTCAAGTTGAATTTTTTGAAAAAAATGGAAAATTATTAGAAGCACAAAGAATAAGGCAGAGGACACAATATGATTTAGAGATGATAAGGGAAATTGGTTATTGTAAAGGGATAGAAAATTATTCGAGATATTTAGCTGAAAGAAAAGCTGGAGAAACTCCATATACTTTATTAGATTATTTTTCAAAAGATTTTATTGTGTTTATAGATGAATCTCATGTTGGAGCTCCACAAATAAGAGGAATGTATAATGGGGATAGAGCAAGAAAAACAGTTTTAGTAGAAAATGGATTTAGGTTGCCATCTGCATATGATAATAGGCCTTTGCAATTTAAGGAATTTTTAAAAAAAGCAAAACAGTTGGTATTTGTATCTGCTACTCCTGGAGATTTTGAGATAGAAAATTCTAAAGCTAATATTGCAGAGCAACTAATTAGACCGACAGGAATTGTAGAGCCTGAAATTGAGATTAGACCAACTACAAACCAAGTTGATGATTTGATGAGTGAAATATATAAAATAGCTAAAAGAAAGGAAAGAGTATTAGTAACAACATTAACAAAAAAAATGGCAGAAGAATTAACAGAATACTATTTGGAATTTGGGATAAAAGTGAAATATATGCATTCTGGAATAGACACATTAGAAAGAGTAGATATAATAAGAGGTCTTAGAATGGGTGAATTTGATGTTTTGGTTGGAATAAATCTATTAAGAGAGGGGCTTGATATTCCAGAAGTTTCATTAGTAGCAATATTAGAAGCTGATAAAGAGGGATTTTTAAGATCAAGGAGATCATTAATTCAAACAATGGGGAGAGCATCTAGAAATATAAATGGAAGAGTGATCTTGTATGCAGATAAAGAAACAAAATCAATGAAAGAAGCACTATATGAGATAAATAGGCGTAAGAAAAAACAAAAAAAATATAATATAGATAACAATATAGATCCAAAACAAATAATAAAAGAATTACCAAAAGATGCTTTAAATTATGATTATGAAACTATAATTGGAGATAAAAAAATATTAGAAGTAAAAAAAATATATAGAAATAAAACTCAAATGGAAGCAGAAATAAAAAAATTAGGAAAAGATATGAAAAAATATGCAGAAGAGTTAAATTTTGAAAAAGCTATACAAGCTAGAGATGAAATGAAAAAAATAAAAGAGATATTATTGGAAATATAA
- a CDS encoding GumC family protein produces the protein MEENRQYVEEDEIDLLDLIKVIWKNKKLIIGITILITIIAAVVSIRMPKIYKSEMVFMAEQGDGSNGLSALASSIPFASMLGSSGGKSGINFITIMESRTFREDIVKNLKLYDYYIEKNEIDLSKLEEKDKPTITDIAEWLKNIVTVAQDDKSGTYTVDVELDDAEKSAEISNYYYTELERYIKEKNLTKAKRNREFIGKQLKLVEKKLKTQEEKLKNIEKKYNTVSIMDEAQALTEILTKLKTNVFELSGKLEVLKQFTGNENIEVKKLKKEISVYQGQITALEKGNKKLPIEMIALKDVPDIKIKMSRLQREVETTVSIYKMLLAQNETAKIDEVKENSVINILDPAITPKVPIKPNKKLNVIIGFVLGIFLGIFLAFFKEFIKGVDWNKIKED, from the coding sequence GTGGAAGAAAACAGACAATATGTAGAAGAAGATGAAATTGATCTATTGGACTTAATAAAGGTTATATGGAAAAATAAAAAATTAATTATAGGGATCACAATATTAATAACAATTATTGCAGCGGTGGTTTCTATAAGAATGCCAAAAATTTATAAATCAGAAATGGTATTTATGGCAGAACAAGGAGATGGTAGTAACGGTCTTAGTGCATTAGCTAGCTCAATACCTTTTGCCAGTATGTTGGGTAGTTCTGGTGGAAAATCAGGAATTAATTTCATAACAATAATGGAAAGTCGTACTTTTAGAGAGGATATAGTTAAAAATTTAAAATTATATGATTATTATATAGAAAAAAACGAAATAGATCTATCAAAGCTTGAAGAGAAAGATAAACCAACAATTACAGATATTGCAGAATGGCTTAAAAATATAGTTACAGTAGCTCAAGATGATAAAAGTGGAACTTATACAGTAGATGTAGAATTAGATGATGCGGAAAAAAGTGCAGAAATATCTAATTATTATTATACGGAATTAGAAAGATATATTAAAGAAAAAAATCTTACAAAAGCAAAAAGAAATAGAGAGTTTATAGGAAAGCAATTAAAATTAGTAGAAAAAAAATTAAAGACACAAGAAGAAAAATTAAAAAATATAGAAAAAAAATATAATACAGTTTCAATTATGGATGAAGCACAAGCTTTAACAGAAATATTAACAAAATTAAAAACAAATGTATTTGAATTAAGCGGAAAATTAGAAGTGTTAAAACAATTTACAGGAAATGAAAATATAGAAGTTAAAAAATTAAAAAAAGAGATATCTGTATATCAAGGACAAATTACAGCTTTGGAAAAAGGGAATAAAAAACTTCCAATAGAGATGATTGCTTTAAAAGATGTGCCAGATATAAAAATAAAAATGTCAAGGTTACAAAGAGAAGTGGAAACAACAGTTAGTATTTATAAAATGTTATTAGCTCAAAATGAAACAGCAAAAATAGATGAAGTTAAAGAAAATAGTGTTATTAATATATTGGATCCAGCAATAACACCAAAAGTTCCAATTAAGCCTAATAAAAAATTAAATGTAATAATTGGATTTGTGTTGGGAATATTTTTAGGGATTTTCTTAGCATTTTTTAAAGAATTTATTAAAGGAGTAGATTGGAATAAAATAAAAGAAGATTAG
- a CDS encoding MBL fold metallo-hydrolase, with amino-acid sequence MAVFNIKFWGVRGSYVLSGNKGVKYGGNTTCIEVETDFGIIILDAGTGIIGLGKKIAAEKKHSDINILFTHTHKDHTEGFPSFLPAYFGNYKINLYGPKVLKDGIEEVISSSMAYSYFPVSYDEMGSLKNCTDINHTDVLILKKDSQKLKVYNKYHADFVSSENDVVVKILKGYNHPKNGVYIYRIEYLGKSFVFATDVESYIGGDAKLIQFAKDADVLVHDAAYDYKTYLKKQGWGHSTPEMAAENAKKAGVKKLFLTHHDPEDSEEDIEKKLEVAKNSFENSDLAIEGLEIDMLKNI; translated from the coding sequence ATGGCAGTTTTTAATATTAAGTTTTGGGGGGTAAGAGGAAGTTATGTATTGTCAGGAAACAAAGGGGTAAAATATGGTGGGAATACTACATGTATAGAGGTTGAAACAGATTTTGGGATAATAATATTAGATGCAGGAACAGGGATAATAGGTTTAGGGAAAAAAATAGCAGCTGAAAAAAAACATTCTGATATAAATATACTATTTACACATACTCATAAAGATCACACAGAAGGATTTCCTTCATTTTTGCCAGCATATTTTGGTAATTATAAAATAAATTTGTATGGTCCAAAGGTTTTAAAAGATGGTATAGAAGAGGTGATTTCTAGTTCTATGGCATATTCATATTTTCCAGTAAGTTATGACGAAATGGGTTCTTTGAAAAACTGTACAGATATAAATCATACAGATGTATTGATTTTAAAAAAAGATAGTCAAAAATTAAAAGTATATAATAAATATCATGCTGATTTTGTATCTTCAGAAAATGATGTTGTAGTAAAAATATTAAAAGGGTATAATCATCCTAAAAATGGAGTGTATATATATAGAATTGAATATTTGGGTAAAAGTTTTGTTTTTGCAACAGATGTAGAAAGTTACATTGGTGGAGATGCAAAATTAATTCAATTTGCAAAGGATGCAGATGTGTTGGTTCATGATGCAGCATATGATTATAAAACTTATTTAAAAAAACAAGGATGGGGGCATAGTACTCCAGAAATGGCAGCAGAAAATGCAAAAAAGGCAGGTGTAAAAAAACTATTTTTAACTCATCATGATCCAGAAGATAGTGAAGAAGATATAGAAAAAAAACTAGAAGTTGCTAAAAACAGTTTTGAAAATAGTGATTTAGCAATTGAAGGATTAGAAATAGATATGTTGAAGAATATTTAG
- a CDS encoding HD family phosphohydrolase: MATKNDLMKELNKIGIALSAEKDTNKLLQLILEESIKITNSDGGSLYIKEIIDKEEKLKFKITKNFSREFPFKEFTLPLNKKSISGYVGLTGETLNIKNVNNIDSLLKITYNNSFDKSINYKTINMLVIPMKDYSGDVVGVLQLLNKKKEEGTVLGEPDTIEKNIISYTRDEEEIITSLASQAAILLERTRLYNEIEELFQSFIEAMVSTLDARDTTTSGHSRRLAGYAIELAKAIDRIDYGPYKDKTFNKDEIRQLYYAALLHDIGKVGIKENILLKRNRLTDDRMETIKYRFQYFKKNLELRKVLHRLSDYETELLLKIDKYYEIISDINKKGFVTVDEENMISKISMVEFIDVDGTNRNLLDEFEIENLMIKKGNLTDEERREMNLHVTFTYDILEGIKWTKLLKRIPEIASGHHEKIDGSGYPHGLVGDEIPFEAKLLAILDIFEALTARDRPYKPPMAVEKALKILEFEVKDNHLDKYIFEIFVKEKIYELYKKELNKIVII, translated from the coding sequence ATGGCAACGAAAAATGATTTGATGAAAGAATTAAATAAAATAGGAATTGCTTTGTCAGCAGAAAAAGATACCAATAAGTTGTTACAATTAATACTTGAAGAGAGCATTAAAATAACAAATAGTGATGGTGGAAGTTTATATATAAAAGAAATTATAGACAAAGAAGAAAAATTAAAATTTAAAATCACAAAAAATTTTTCTAGAGAATTTCCATTTAAAGAGTTTACATTGCCATTAAATAAAAAAAGTATATCTGGATATGTTGGATTAACAGGAGAAACGTTAAATATTAAAAATGTAAATAATATAGATTCATTATTAAAAATAACATATAATAATTCATTTGATAAAAGTATAAATTATAAAACTATAAATATGTTGGTTATTCCTATGAAAGATTATAGTGGAGATGTAGTTGGAGTTTTACAATTATTAAATAAAAAAAAGGAAGAGGGAACTGTATTAGGAGAGCCTGATACAATTGAAAAAAATATTATTTCTTATACAAGAGATGAAGAGGAAATAATAACATCTTTAGCGTCACAGGCAGCAATATTATTAGAAAGAACAAGATTATATAATGAGATAGAAGAACTATTTCAATCATTTATAGAAGCAATGGTAAGTACTTTAGATGCAAGAGATACTACTACATCAGGACATTCGCGTAGGTTGGCAGGATATGCTATAGAATTAGCAAAAGCTATAGACAGAATAGATTATGGACCATACAAAGATAAAACTTTTAATAAAGATGAGATAAGACAACTTTATTATGCTGCATTATTACATGATATTGGAAAAGTAGGAATAAAAGAAAATATACTTTTAAAAAGAAACAGATTAACAGATGATAGAATGGAAACTATAAAATATAGATTTCAATATTTCAAAAAGAACTTAGAGTTGCGAAAAGTATTACACAGGCTATCTGATTATGAAACAGAACTTTTATTAAAAATAGATAAATATTATGAGATAATTTCCGATATAAATAAGAAGGGTTTTGTAACTGTTGATGAGGAAAATATGATTAGCAAAATTTCAATGGTTGAATTTATTGATGTAGATGGCACAAATAGGAATTTATTAGATGAATTTGAGATAGAAAATCTTATGATAAAAAAAGGGAATTTAACAGATGAAGAAAGAAGAGAAATGAATTTACATGTTACATTTACATATGATATTCTTGAAGGAATAAAATGGACTAAATTATTAAAAAGAATTCCTGAAATTGCTTCTGGGCATCATGAAAAAATTGATGGAAGTGGTTATCCGCATGGATTAGTGGGAGATGAGATCCCTTTTGAGGCAAAGTTACTTGCAATTTTAGATATTTTTGAAGCTTTAACTGCAAGAGATAGACCTTATAAACCACCAATGGCTGTGGAAAAAGCTCTAAAAATATTGGAGTTTGAAGTGAAAGATAACCATTTGGACAAGTATATATTTGAGATATTTGTAAAAGAAAAAATTTATGAATTATATAAAAAAGAATTGAACAAAATAGTGATAATATAA
- a CDS encoding DUF3536 domain-containing protein, translating to MKNKKDIKKSYLVIHGHFYQPPRENPWLEAIEIQKSAHPFHDWNERINEECYRPNAFSKIFNSKGEIIKVVNNYSKMSFNFGPTLLSWLEKNDFETYNRILEADKESLKEYSGHGNALAQVYNHIIMPLADKEDKNTQILWGIKDFESRFKRKPEGMWLAETAIDYKTVDALIENDIKFTILSPYQAKNTREMEKKEWKDVLGGKIDSTKPYRCYSKTYPNKYIDIFFYDGPISSSIGFEDTVKDSSKYISRLKLALNEKAEHSQIVNIATDGETYGHHKKFADLTLAHLLFDLAPKNNFEVINYGYYLEKFGVVDEVELNEGKGEGTSWSCAHGVDRWKDDCGCNSGGNYGWNQKWRKPLRDGLNKLRDILKEIYGKEATPYFKDIWKARNEYVDVVLNRSLKNVNDYFKRNLKKEVDTEEQEFLLKLLEIQRNLLLMFTSCGWFFDEISGLETIQILSYASKAIQLAQDYTNQDIEKIFTNYLEEAKSNIKEFGTGKDIYFNMVKSRIVDFDKMVAHYAISSSFYKYSKKSEIFTYEIERDDFSKIEDGNLILNIGKVKIKNLITNEFRYVMYGVLKFGNMDFRCSVKNIFSNTEYFEIKREILKKIEKKFSIVESMRALDMYINSEYYTFNELLLETKRKILKKVTGKFFEDYKNTYEKIYTESSQVISALLDAELSIPEEYRIAAEYTFKNKITNLLEEFLENLNSQSSESELVSAIMSSKKLNYKIVNDKMKDRLKEKLNILIDELQFEKIEIIEDILKLFNISKLLKIDISTNHSQEKVYKFGLENYDKLSDINKNKFIELIKNLKFSEKTFDVIN from the coding sequence ATGAAAAATAAAAAAGATATAAAAAAATCTTATTTGGTTATTCATGGACATTTTTATCAACCGCCTAGAGAAAATCCTTGGTTAGAAGCAATAGAAATACAAAAAAGTGCTCATCCATTTCATGATTGGAATGAAAGGATAAATGAAGAGTGTTATAGGCCTAATGCATTTTCTAAAATATTCAATTCTAAAGGAGAGATAATAAAAGTTGTGAATAATTATTCGAAAATGAGTTTTAATTTTGGGCCTACATTATTAAGTTGGCTAGAGAAAAATGATTTTGAAACTTATAATAGAATTTTAGAAGCTGATAAAGAAAGTTTAAAGGAATATTCGGGACATGGAAATGCTTTAGCACAAGTTTATAATCATATTATAATGCCGTTAGCAGATAAAGAAGATAAAAACACTCAAATTTTATGGGGAATAAAAGATTTTGAATCAAGGTTTAAGAGAAAGCCTGAAGGTATGTGGTTGGCAGAAACAGCAATTGACTATAAAACAGTGGATGCTTTAATAGAGAATGATATAAAATTTACAATATTGTCTCCTTATCAAGCAAAAAATACAAGGGAAATGGAAAAAAAAGAGTGGAAAGATGTTTTGGGTGGCAAAATAGATTCTACAAAACCTTATAGATGTTATTCAAAAACTTATCCGAATAAATATATTGATATATTTTTTTATGATGGACCTATATCTAGTAGTATAGGATTTGAAGATACAGTTAAGGATTCATCTAAATATATCTCAAGATTAAAACTAGCTTTAAATGAAAAGGCAGAACATTCTCAAATAGTGAATATAGCTACTGATGGAGAAACTTATGGACATCATAAAAAATTTGCTGATTTAACATTGGCGCATCTTTTATTTGATTTAGCTCCAAAAAATAATTTTGAAGTTATAAATTATGGGTATTATTTAGAGAAATTTGGTGTAGTTGATGAAGTAGAATTAAACGAAGGCAAGGGAGAAGGAACTTCTTGGAGCTGTGCACATGGAGTTGATAGGTGGAAAGATGATTGTGGTTGTAATTCGGGTGGGAATTATGGTTGGAATCAAAAATGGAGAAAGCCATTAAGAGATGGGTTGAATAAATTGAGGGACATTTTAAAAGAAATATATGGAAAAGAAGCTACTCCATATTTTAAAGATATATGGAAAGCTAGGAATGAATATGTTGATGTTGTTTTAAACAGAAGCCTTAAAAATGTAAATGATTATTTTAAGAGAAATTTAAAAAAAGAAGTAGATACAGAAGAACAAGAGTTTTTATTGAAATTATTAGAAATACAGAGAAATTTATTGTTAATGTTTACAAGTTGTGGATGGTTTTTTGATGAAATATCAGGATTAGAGACAATTCAAATTTTGAGTTATGCATCAAAAGCAATTCAACTTGCACAAGATTATACAAATCAAGATATAGAAAAAATATTTACGAATTATTTAGAAGAAGCCAAAAGTAATATAAAAGAATTTGGAACTGGGAAAGATATATATTTTAATATGGTAAAAAGCAGAATAGTTGATTTTGATAAAATGGTAGCTCATTATGCGATAAGTTCATCTTTTTATAAATATAGTAAAAAAAGTGAGATATTCACATATGAGATAGAAAGAGATGATTTTAGTAAAATAGAAGATGGAAATCTTATATTAAATATAGGAAAAGTAAAAATAAAAAATCTTATAACTAATGAATTTAGATATGTGATGTATGGAGTTTTAAAATTCGGGAATATGGATTTTAGATGTTCTGTTAAAAACATTTTTTCAAATACAGAATATTTTGAAATAAAAAGAGAGATATTAAAAAAAATAGAAAAAAAGTTTTCAATAGTTGAATCTATGAGAGCGTTAGATATGTATATTAATAGTGAATATTATACATTTAATGAGCTTTTATTAGAAACAAAAAGAAAAATATTAAAAAAAGTTACAGGTAAATTTTTTGAAGATTATAAAAATACATACGAAAAAATTTATACTGAAAGTTCTCAAGTAATATCTGCTTTGCTAGATGCTGAATTATCAATACCTGAAGAATATAGAATAGCAGCAGAATATACATTTAAAAATAAGATAACAAATTTACTAGAAGAATTTTTAGAAAATCTGAATTCACAATCTAGCGAGAGTGAATTAGTATCAGCTATTATGTCTTCTAAAAAATTAAATTATAAGATAGTTAACGATAAAATGAAGGATAGATTGAAAGAAAAATTAAATATTCTCATAGATGAGTTGCAATTTGAAAAAATTGAGATAATTGAAGATATATTAAAACTGTTTAACATATCAAAATTATTAAAAATAGATATATCAACTAACCATTCTCAAGAAAAAGTTTATAAATTTGGATTGGAGAATTATGATAAGTTGTCAGATATAAATAAAAATAAATTTATAGAGTTGATAAAAAATTTAAAATTTTCTGAAAAGACTTTTGATGTAATTAATTAG